The DNA window GTCTTCGAGCATGGCGGTGCCGGCCTTCTCGGGCTGACAGATCGCGCCGATGCGATGCTCGGTCTGCGTTCCGACGATCAGTTCGTCGTCGTAGATACGGATGGAGCGTCGATCCAGATGATAGGCGAGACTCTCCGCGCTCTTGCGCAGCGCTGACGCGTCCGACGAAGCTACCTTCTTGTAGTACTCGGTGTAGTGCAGTGCGCGTTCGGCGCCGACCGCAGGTGTGCTTCCCAGGTGGTCAGCGTAGAGCTTTTCGATTCTCTTCGACGGTCGCCAGCCGGGTGCATCCGCAGCTGCGTTCGTGGGTGAGTCGCCAAGTGTCTGTCTCAGAACTTCGCCTCGCCTACCGCTCTACGCGGCACTTTCTTCAGGCTCGATCATCTTTGCTTTCAGACTGCCGGTCGGGCAATAGTCCACTGCATCGGTGGATCCTTCGATCTCTGCTTCCCCGGCGGGCTGCTTGACCACGACGGCGGTCGCCTTGTCTCTATCCGTGATGAGGTTTTCAGGGGCTCGAGCCTCGCAGAGGCCGCAGGAAATGCAGGAGGCCTCGTCGATTTCGAGGTGCATGGCCTTCTCGTTCAAGATCTACTTTCCCTCGTTCTTTCGCTGCGATGCTCATGCCCGCAGTAGCCACCAGACACGTTATC is part of the bacterium genome and encodes:
- a CDS encoding ferredoxin; the encoded protein is MNEKAMHLEIDEASCISCGLCEARAPENLITDRDKATAVVVKQPAGEAEIEGSTDAVDYCPTGSLKAKMIEPEESAA